The window AAAACGAAAGTATTTGAtgcattttaaaaaaatgtgtttTAGCCATTGTCTAAGGGTTTCTCACAATTTTCGGCGAAAGGACAGATGGAAAGGCGGCGAGCACCGTTTCTCAGAGGCCCCAATAAAATGAGAGAGGTATTTCGATGCATTTAGTACTGAAAATGTTTTTAGACACAGCCATTGTATCCATGAATTTTTGTTACAGGAAAATATTTTGATTGTTACCTTGCCAAAAAGATAgtacattttcttcttttttaaatattttttattcgatttcgCGCCCCTTAACTACTCCACCAGTGCAACCAACTTAAAGTATCAAAAAAACGAATAGGGATCGCATGATCCCTACACAATTTCCTAAGCAACCGTAAACAATAAACAAAAACATAACCTAAATGATGAATATCTGACTTTATGCTTCACACCGTTTTATCCCAATGCGGCAAAATGCTAACTGTATTAACAAACAACAccacaataaatatttttcaatatttgtacatagttgtttttaatttttaatataatgtaatataagaaATTTTTTGACCTTTACAAGGTATCAAATCGTATAAATACTAATAAGTCTTtgttatttttgtattaaaaaaatcattattattatcattattgtaGGGAGACAGAAACAGAGGTACTAAAATGGACTCTACTGGCAGTATAACAGGTGGCACAGAAGACCGTGTAAGTGATGAAGATCTCTCACCTGATGTATTGGTCAGACAAAATTATGAACTACGCCATAGACTTGAAGAAGAAACAACAAACTATAAAAGACGTTTGGATACATATCGCCAAGCACAGCAACACCAGGCTGCTCTTGTTTCCCGTTTACAAGCTAAAGTAAAGCTTACATTTGCCTAGGATTAAATCTTTAAACATGTAGTACTAATTCATGTGTTTAGGTTTTACAGTATAAGCAAAGATGTTCAGAACTTGAAAATCAAATGGCTGAATCTGTTACATATGACACTAACAAAATTTCAAGCTCTATACCCCCTGCAAACTCTGCTCTAGATGCAGCTCAACAGACACTGAGGGAAATACGTGAAGAACAAATTCATGATTTAGATACTGCTTTAAGAAAACTTGCAGATGAACGTAGAAggtaatatttttctacttgaATAAAAGCCATTAAATGTATGGtatgattatttaaatatcatttttcattcaggtgtgaaaaattattacaattaaacaCAACTTTGAAGGATCAATTAGAAGAATCTCATCATACAAATGAAGCACTTACAAATGACCTGCAGAAACTAAGTAACGATTGGGATATTCTGAGAGAAGAATTGGctgtaaaagaagaagaatggaGAGAAGAGGAACAGGCTTTTAACGAATATTATACTTCTGAGCACAACAGGCTATTAAATCTTTGGCGCGATGTTGTTTCCGTAAAACGATTATTTGCAGAGATAAAATCTAATACAGAAAGAGATCTATTGAAGATGAAAAACAGTATCATTTCAACCTTTAACGACGTTTCATCGGCTTGTAACAATACAGGATTCGCTATGCGAATGCATGCGGCTATGCAACCAGTGgtacataattttattaataaattctgtTGCATCATATATTGTttacatttcaattttattgtgTTTCAGATATCGCAGCACATTCAACAAGCACAAGAGCAGGaggtaaatgaattaaaaacagAATTAACAGCAGTTAAGCAGCGATACGATGTTGCTCAAAACGAGATTCGcgcaaaagaagaaagaattaaTCAACTTGTTCGCGACGTTCATAATTTGGTAAACATTTAAATTAAAACGATGTCAACTAGAAGTGAAATAGCTGATGTACAGTAATTATATTCCATGTTTAGGAAGAAAAGTTTGGGGAGGCAGAAGCAGAAATGCATCGCAACGTGCGCATACAAGACGACATAGAAATTCTTCAATCTGCGTTAAAAGATATAGCGCATATTGTGATCCAAGATGCAGAAAGTCAGGATATTGAAAATACTCAACCGCCTCCTCATCTTCATTTATCCCCCACTGGGCCAATCCCTCAAAAATCACCGAAAAGAGGTACAAGAAGCAACACCATTCCAGCTTTTGCTGAAAGTACTATCAGTGCTGTACAATCAGCTCTACACAAATATCAGTTAACTATACACGAGCTTCAGGTGTGAAGATTTTGTATTGTATGTTTTGGTAAATTATGAGAGCACAAATTCATCCTATTGTGTGCTTACTATATTTTCTAATATCATATTTAAACGAGTTATTATATCAGGTTAAATTGCAAACGAACAAAGAGCAATTGCTAACGAGTCGCAAACAGTGTGAGAACGCGGAAGagaatgttaaaagtttagaGAAAAAAGTAGAGGAATTGGTCACTGAATTGGACGCGACGAGATCACAATGTTCGCAGCTTGTTCAAGAGAAAGACATGTTACAGAAAGGTCTTGATATTGTAAGATTAGAGAAAAATGCACTGGATAAAAGTAGAGTGGAAATTAACAGCATGGTAAGCTGTATTCTTTTTTAAACTTTTTCGTAGATAATGTACGGCTTATCATTCATTATTGACATAAAGTAAGTATTTTTAGATGGAGAACTTAAACAGCGATTGTGAGAAGTTACAAAAAGCTAACAACAGATTGCAAAAGCTATGTGATAATCTGGAAGATGAAAAATTATATCTTCAAAATGAAGTCAATAGATTATCCAAGGACATCGAATTAAGGTATGATGAATAACAACTCTGTTAACGCGTACCACTGTTGATTAacaaaatgtaaattaaattatcagaGAATTAAATCTTCGATCGGAAGAAGACAGATGCAGCAAAATGAGGGAAGAATTATTAACTTTACGCGAAGAATTGAATAAAGCATATCTTGCGAAAGATATGCTCGAGCAGCAAAAATTAGAAACTGATGGATTAATTtctcaaattgaaaaaaataagggtgaatttaattgtaaaaaacgTACCTTATTTTTCGCAAATgttttgtttaatataaattgattaattatcaTCCAGGCGACTTGGAATTGGAATTGGAACGAGTATTGTTAGAAAAATCAGATATGCAAgaagttttaatgaaattagAGACTGTCTGCAGCAACCACGAGCAAGAAAAGCAACGACTGGAAGAAGAACTAAAAAAAGTAACGATTCTAAGTCACTCTGAATTTACTTAATTATATAAAtcatcgatgatattttttcaattcaggtaacagaagaaaaaaataaattggcaAGTCAATGCACTGATCAGCAAGGTGATTTGGGTTCGTTGAGAAAAGAATTACTTCAAGCAGAACAAACTAGGCTCGATTTAGAATCAGAAAAAGTAACATTGAACGAGAAAGTGAAGTTCCtggaaattgaaaaagaaaagatcgaAATGGAATTAGCACAAGTTACGCGCGAGCGTGGGGATTTGAGTAATCAATTATCAGTTTTAGCACGAAAGAAGGAAACGTTGAACGAGGAATTAATGAGACTTAGGCAAAGATTAGAACAGGCGAATGAAATGAACGGAAGAATCAATCGAAATTTGGAAGATCTTGTAAAAGACAACGAAGAGAAAcaagtaaatattttatacaccaTTGCAAattatattgtaaatttatttgtattgttTCGTTGCAGGTACTTTTAGAAACTAATGAAAAAGAAGTTCAGAGATTACAGGAACAGCTTGCATCAATGCGTAGCGAAAAAGAAACCTTGGAAGGTGTCTTATTCGACACGCAAAGCAATTTAGAAAATATGCACGTGAAGAAAACACAATTAGAAAAAGAACAGAAGGAATTGTTGATAAAAcaagaaaatttgaaaggtCAAGTGGAAAGGCTGGTGAAGGAGTTAGAAAacagtgaaaaacgggcacagGAAGTAAAACAAGCTTTAACCCAACAAAGTGGCGATCAAGAAGCTGAATTTCATCAAATCATTTCTAACATGAAGAAGCATAGCGAAGAgagtattaaaaaattgaacgaAGAAAAAGTATTGTGTTTATAAACGTAATCACCAGAAATAtcgtacaaggatattaattgaattcatttacAGGAACAGATAAAAATGGGTTTGGAAAAGCGACTTCAACAATCTCTGTTACAGCTTGGAGAAGAGAAAGATAATGAGATAAATCAGCTGCACCAAAAGATTGATGAAATGCAACAGCATATGGAAAATCTGTGCCAGCAACATGAAGAGGTTCTTCTTAGAGCAGAAAATGATAAACAGCAAGCTCTTCTTATAGGTAATAAACGTACATGTAAAATGCGAGGATTCAATGCAAATTTCAATAAGTAATCATTTTTACAGCTCATCACGATCAACAAGCGTTAGTGGAAAAACTTGAAGGAGTATTGCGTGAAATGGAAGAGGAAAAAAGTAACGTAGAACGAGTTAAAAGGGAAGCCGCATCGCGTGCCGAACAAGAGCGTAACAATACAAATCAGTTGCGCGATGAATTGAGTCGTC is drawn from Osmia lignaria lignaria isolate PbOS001 chromosome 14, iyOsmLign1, whole genome shotgun sequence and contains these coding sequences:
- the Root gene encoding ciliary rootlet coiled-coil, rootletin isoform X1 codes for the protein MSRPLSKGFSQFSAKGQMERRRAPFLRGPNKMREGDRNRGTKMDSTGSITGGTEDRVSDEDLSPDVLVRQNYELRHRLEEETTNYKRRLDTYRQAQQHQAALVSRLQAKVLQYKQRCSELENQMAESVTYDTNKISSSIPPANSALDAAQQTLREIREEQIHDLDTALRKLADERRRCEKLLQLNTTLKDQLEESHHTNEALTNDLQKLSNDWDILREELAVKEEEWREEEQAFNEYYTSEHNRLLNLWRDVVSVKRLFAEIKSNTERDLLKMKNSIISTFNDVSSACNNTGFAMRMHAAMQPVISQHIQQAQEQEVNELKTELTAVKQRYDVAQNEIRAKEERINQLVRDVHNLEEKFGEAEAEMHRNVRIQDDIEILQSALKDIAHIVIQDAESQDIENTQPPPHLHLSPTGPIPQKSPKRGTRSNTIPAFAESTISAVQSALHKYQLTIHELQVKLQTNKEQLLTSRKQCENAEENVKSLEKKVEELVTELDATRSQCSQLVQEKDMLQKGLDIVRLEKNALDKSRVEINSMMENLNSDCEKLQKANNRLQKLCDNLEDEKLYLQNEVNRLSKDIELRELNLRSEEDRCSKMREELLTLREELNKAYLAKDMLEQQKLETDGLISQIEKNKGDLELELERVLLEKSDMQEVLMKLETVCSNHEQEKQRLEEELKKVTEEKNKLASQCTDQQGDLGSLRKELLQAEQTRLDLESEKVTLNEKVKFLEIEKEKIEMELAQVTRERGDLSNQLSVLARKKETLNEELMRLRQRLEQANEMNGRINRNLEDLVKDNEEKQVLLETNEKEVQRLQEQLASMRSEKETLEGVLFDTQSNLENMHVKKTQLEKEQKELLIKQENLKGQVERLVKELENSEKRAQEVKQALTQQSGDQEAEFHQIISNMKKHSEESIKKLNEEKEQIKMGLEKRLQQSLLQLGEEKDNEINQLHQKIDEMQQHMENLCQQHEEVLLRAENDKQQALLIAHHDQQALVEKLEGVLREMEEEKSNVERVKREAASRAEQERNNTNQLRDELSRLKTKLDETKLKADEEKIKLELKVEELWKERESAQRESEELQVQLHMTEDRVDSLQNQLQETIRKLKDAENLNETLRKELMDVRRQLGDSTYEKEKYNSSNKELREHVKRIESEKREQNRTLEEAYQKIAALEDTKVNIDAERSRLQTQLRDVEREMLQLQKQLRFTQDELQKSHNSNAQAQNDEKELHARLTNETEERERLQLQLHQLKKQLVDVDNSLKVTRQELGRLRSRSDEENERWRTREQELVVRLEDSRCRERKLEDQKHNLEVCLADASQQIQELKARLGGSEGRVRALDAQLSQLEMAKKEVEQKLSSVGSTLRRIAGIQMDGSVNIPFKVMSPSRRWSPARVQDHIDSSRDMILDVDPEVIRKGVRSLMQQVAQIERERDDYKTELCNLQKQLAETQEVQNRSDAQINHLLTNIRMLQDEKNSLEVKLSQKQSGYEMQLNALQQKTEECEQLREKMTNLELMINSSSEEKSQYEDKLDKLKQALNKVENEKRNLQEELSRSESRATKLELQRMSLEGDLQRLQMMYQEKEANIQKLQERNDIQNRAMASLEERCASLKSTTEQLNLALEKASNTESELKTEINSLQHHVMELTASLQTSNEKTKQLQKQLSNAENERRVLSERAESLQQSLSDLKHTNQTLTDQITRLQNELANNEVQRCALESQLRLVTYPQEESTNRDEELLRQLQTAQRERSEIRGKAEALNEKVKLLEADKRNLERQLSLYKSTSRSKSYERPEKAHAELLGTSFDFDHFEQENRELRLKVRRLETQLAEKEAELIRVKSSYVHTHSIYDYSRDRMGEIERLRAAQLQAEKLLEAREQSHRQQVLRLENQIQLLREQLNQEIKRRQLYVLRSSRAGREMQQLRQALGDSLRTVSQDPSLDAVLLEHEARKLDSTLTSTTSLPPSLAVPPSSSYDRSSTPAQLK
- the Root gene encoding ciliary rootlet coiled-coil, rootletin isoform X2 codes for the protein MERRRAPFLRGPNKMREGDRNRGTKMDSTGSITGGTEDRVSDEDLSPDVLVRQNYELRHRLEEETTNYKRRLDTYRQAQQHQAALVSRLQAKVLQYKQRCSELENQMAESVTYDTNKISSSIPPANSALDAAQQTLREIREEQIHDLDTALRKLADERRRCEKLLQLNTTLKDQLEESHHTNEALTNDLQKLSNDWDILREELAVKEEEWREEEQAFNEYYTSEHNRLLNLWRDVVSVKRLFAEIKSNTERDLLKMKNSIISTFNDVSSACNNTGFAMRMHAAMQPVISQHIQQAQEQEVNELKTELTAVKQRYDVAQNEIRAKEERINQLVRDVHNLEEKFGEAEAEMHRNVRIQDDIEILQSALKDIAHIVIQDAESQDIENTQPPPHLHLSPTGPIPQKSPKRGTRSNTIPAFAESTISAVQSALHKYQLTIHELQVKLQTNKEQLLTSRKQCENAEENVKSLEKKVEELVTELDATRSQCSQLVQEKDMLQKGLDIVRLEKNALDKSRVEINSMMENLNSDCEKLQKANNRLQKLCDNLEDEKLYLQNEVNRLSKDIELRELNLRSEEDRCSKMREELLTLREELNKAYLAKDMLEQQKLETDGLISQIEKNKGDLELELERVLLEKSDMQEVLMKLETVCSNHEQEKQRLEEELKKVTEEKNKLASQCTDQQGDLGSLRKELLQAEQTRLDLESEKVTLNEKVKFLEIEKEKIEMELAQVTRERGDLSNQLSVLARKKETLNEELMRLRQRLEQANEMNGRINRNLEDLVKDNEEKQVLLETNEKEVQRLQEQLASMRSEKETLEGVLFDTQSNLENMHVKKTQLEKEQKELLIKQENLKGQVERLVKELENSEKRAQEVKQALTQQSGDQEAEFHQIISNMKKHSEESIKKLNEEKEQIKMGLEKRLQQSLLQLGEEKDNEINQLHQKIDEMQQHMENLCQQHEEVLLRAENDKQQALLIAHHDQQALVEKLEGVLREMEEEKSNVERVKREAASRAEQERNNTNQLRDELSRLKTKLDETKLKADEEKIKLELKVEELWKERESAQRESEELQVQLHMTEDRVDSLQNQLQETIRKLKDAENLNETLRKELMDVRRQLGDSTYEKEKYNSSNKELREHVKRIESEKREQNRTLEEAYQKIAALEDTKVNIDAERSRLQTQLRDVEREMLQLQKQLRFTQDELQKSHNSNAQAQNDEKELHARLTNETEERERLQLQLHQLKKQLVDVDNSLKVTRQELGRLRSRSDEENERWRTREQELVVRLEDSRCRERKLEDQKHNLEVCLADASQQIQELKARLGGSEGRVRALDAQLSQLEMAKKEVEQKLSSVGSTLRRIAGIQMDGSVNIPFKVMSPSRRWSPARVQDHIDSSRDMILDVDPEVIRKGVRSLMQQVAQIERERDDYKTELCNLQKQLAETQEVQNRSDAQINHLLTNIRMLQDEKNSLEVKLSQKQSGYEMQLNALQQKTEECEQLREKMTNLELMINSSSEEKSQYEDKLDKLKQALNKVENEKRNLQEELSRSESRATKLELQRMSLEGDLQRLQMMYQEKEANIQKLQERNDIQNRAMASLEERCASLKSTTEQLNLALEKASNTESELKTEINSLQHHVMELTASLQTSNEKTKQLQKQLSNAENERRVLSERAESLQQSLSDLKHTNQTLTDQITRLQNELANNEVQRCALESQLRLVTYPQEESTNRDEELLRQLQTAQRERSEIRGKAEALNEKVKLLEADKRNLERQLSLYKSTSRSKSYERPEKAHAELLGTSFDFDHFEQENRELRLKVRRLETQLAEKEAELIRVKSSYVHTHSIYDYSRDRMGEIERLRAAQLQAEKLLEAREQSHRQQVLRLENQIQLLREQLNQEIKRRQLYVLRSSRAGREMQQLRQALGDSLRTVSQDPSLDAVLLEHEARKLDSTLTSTTSLPPSLAVPPSSSYDRSSTPAQLK
- the Root gene encoding ciliary rootlet coiled-coil, rootletin isoform X3; this encodes MDSTGSITGGTEDRVSDEDLSPDVLVRQNYELRHRLEEETTNYKRRLDTYRQAQQHQAALVSRLQAKVLQYKQRCSELENQMAESVTYDTNKISSSIPPANSALDAAQQTLREIREEQIHDLDTALRKLADERRRCEKLLQLNTTLKDQLEESHHTNEALTNDLQKLSNDWDILREELAVKEEEWREEEQAFNEYYTSEHNRLLNLWRDVVSVKRLFAEIKSNTERDLLKMKNSIISTFNDVSSACNNTGFAMRMHAAMQPVISQHIQQAQEQEVNELKTELTAVKQRYDVAQNEIRAKEERINQLVRDVHNLEEKFGEAEAEMHRNVRIQDDIEILQSALKDIAHIVIQDAESQDIENTQPPPHLHLSPTGPIPQKSPKRGTRSNTIPAFAESTISAVQSALHKYQLTIHELQVKLQTNKEQLLTSRKQCENAEENVKSLEKKVEELVTELDATRSQCSQLVQEKDMLQKGLDIVRLEKNALDKSRVEINSMMENLNSDCEKLQKANNRLQKLCDNLEDEKLYLQNEVNRLSKDIELRELNLRSEEDRCSKMREELLTLREELNKAYLAKDMLEQQKLETDGLISQIEKNKGDLELELERVLLEKSDMQEVLMKLETVCSNHEQEKQRLEEELKKVTEEKNKLASQCTDQQGDLGSLRKELLQAEQTRLDLESEKVTLNEKVKFLEIEKEKIEMELAQVTRERGDLSNQLSVLARKKETLNEELMRLRQRLEQANEMNGRINRNLEDLVKDNEEKQVLLETNEKEVQRLQEQLASMRSEKETLEGVLFDTQSNLENMHVKKTQLEKEQKELLIKQENLKGQVERLVKELENSEKRAQEVKQALTQQSGDQEAEFHQIISNMKKHSEESIKKLNEEKEQIKMGLEKRLQQSLLQLGEEKDNEINQLHQKIDEMQQHMENLCQQHEEVLLRAENDKQQALLIAHHDQQALVEKLEGVLREMEEEKSNVERVKREAASRAEQERNNTNQLRDELSRLKTKLDETKLKADEEKIKLELKVEELWKERESAQRESEELQVQLHMTEDRVDSLQNQLQETIRKLKDAENLNETLRKELMDVRRQLGDSTYEKEKYNSSNKELREHVKRIESEKREQNRTLEEAYQKIAALEDTKVNIDAERSRLQTQLRDVEREMLQLQKQLRFTQDELQKSHNSNAQAQNDEKELHARLTNETEERERLQLQLHQLKKQLVDVDNSLKVTRQELGRLRSRSDEENERWRTREQELVVRLEDSRCRERKLEDQKHNLEVCLADASQQIQELKARLGGSEGRVRALDAQLSQLEMAKKEVEQKLSSVGSTLRRIAGIQMDGSVNIPFKVMSPSRRWSPARVQDHIDSSRDMILDVDPEVIRKGVRSLMQQVAQIERERDDYKTELCNLQKQLAETQEVQNRSDAQINHLLTNIRMLQDEKNSLEVKLSQKQSGYEMQLNALQQKTEECEQLREKMTNLELMINSSSEEKSQYEDKLDKLKQALNKVENEKRNLQEELSRSESRATKLELQRMSLEGDLQRLQMMYQEKEANIQKLQERNDIQNRAMASLEERCASLKSTTEQLNLALEKASNTESELKTEINSLQHHVMELTASLQTSNEKTKQLQKQLSNAENERRVLSERAESLQQSLSDLKHTNQTLTDQITRLQNELANNEVQRCALESQLRLVTYPQEESTNRDEELLRQLQTAQRERSEIRGKAEALNEKVKLLEADKRNLERQLSLYKSTSRSKSYERPEKAHAELLGTSFDFDHFEQENRELRLKVRRLETQLAEKEAELIRVKSSYVHTHSIYDYSRDRMGEIERLRAAQLQAEKLLEAREQSHRQQVLRLENQIQLLREQLNQEIKRRQLYVLRSSRAGREMQQLRQALGDSLRTVSQDPSLDAVLLEHEARKLDSTLTSTTSLPPSLAVPPSSSYDRSSTPAQLK